The stretch of DNA ACCTCAATCACGTGAGGATGCATGTTCGGCGAAACCACAAAAGCGTTTGCTTTATTTTTGCAAAGGGAATGTGCCATGAACATGGCTTCTGCTGCAGCGGTGCCTTCATCAAGCAATGAAGCATTGGCGATCTCCATGCCGTTCAAATCAGAGATCATTGTCTGGAAATTCAAAAGCGCTTCCAAACGACCTTGAGAAATCTCTGGCTGATAAGGAGTGTAAGCCGTGTACCACACTGGATTTTCAAAGATATTTCGTTGAATTACCGTCGGCGTGATTGTGTCGTGGTAACCCATGCCGATGTATGATTTGAAAACTTTATTTTTCGAAACCATGCTTTTCAGTTTGTTCAAAAGATCGTATTCAGAAATCCCTGAACCCACATCTTCAAAAGCGTGTTGGGTGCGGATTTGGGCCGGAATAACTTTATCGGCCATTTGATCGAGTGAATTAAAACCTAAAGTTTTCAACATCTCGTGGATGTCGCTGTCAGTAGGTCCAATATGACGGGGGATGAATTCGTTCTTAGCAGAAAGATCAGCAATTTTCATAGATACCTCGAGGATACGGGCTTTGCGCGATAGCGTAGCACACCCATTACGACTATGAAAGATCTGTAAGGACTGCGGATAGGCTAATGCGAGGCGTCCTAGAGATGTTCACATTCTGCGCGCAGTTCTTTGGCGGGACGAAGTCCTTTTTGGCAGCTTTGAATGAGCTCTCGGAAGCTTTGGATTCGATCTGACTCTTTTTTGAGCTCGTCCCATTTTTCAGGCAGGTCGGGCAGTTCGGCCAGGGCCGCTCCTTCGAAACGCAGGGACCAGGCCATTTTCTGGGTCCAACGAGGTTGGGACTCGCGATTTTGTTCCACATCCCTCCAGACACTTCGAAATGAAGTTGGGAACATTTCGGACAGAATGCTAAGCTCGCGCATCTTTAATTGGAAGGTCGGATCTTGCAAAGCCTTCGCGCCATTTTGGCGATAATAGTTTTGCAGATAAGGGGTGCGTTCTTCGAGCATACGATCTTTATCAAAAGAGCTGCCGTTACAAATAATTTCACACAAACGCGGTGACTTATGCGAACTGAGTTCTGTTTTAAGTTCATCAAATTGATTCAGCTCCGAAGCATACTGATCACCCACGCGAATCACATCTAAGATGTTGGCATTAATCCAGGTGTCTTCCGGAACAGCTTCGGGATCGACTTCTTTTTTGGATGCAGGTTTTGCTGGGGTTAGTGGCGTTGCTAATGTCAGATGCTCGACAGCGTAATAAGACACCGCCGTTAACGTCACGAAGGTCGCCAAGAGAGCGCCTAAGACAAAAGCTATTATCAATTTTAAGAATGTTCGCAAGTACCGCATGAAGATTGAATTTAACACGAAGGGTACGGTCGAGAAAAGTCCGTCCGCACCTAAGAAGGTGCCCTCGCAGCCGCTTCGTCCTTGGATCTTCCATCCGAGGATTTTATGTCCTTTCCTTAGTCCAGTACCTTGATGAAAAAGGAGAGATTTAGACCATCAAATTAGTGCAGTTCTTTAATCAATCTTATAATCATTAAGATGATCGCGAGAATTTGCTTAAGAATTCTCAAGATCATCCGAAAAGACCTATAATAGTTGTTTTTGGTCATTTCGGACTCCTTCGGATAAATCCGGACGGGAGCTCCTAAAAAAGCGAGTCTGCGAGAGCAAGATTCGCTTTTTGCATTTAGCATTCCAATGTTTTTGAATTGATGTGCTCAAAATAAAAAAGGGAAGTCGAATGACCTCCCTTTTTATTTAAGCTCGAATAAAACTAATTACTTAGCTTTTTTCGTCGCTTTGCGAACGGTCTTTTTTGCCGCTTTTTTTACAGTGGCTTTTTTCTTAGAAGTTTTTGCGCTCATTGTTTTGTTGAAAACTGATTTTTCCCATTTTGCTTTTTGGGCAATCGCTTTCTTTTTGTAAGCCGCGATATTTTTTTCTAAAGAATCAGCAGAAGCTTTTACGTTCTTAATTGTTTTGTTCACTTCTTTTTCGATCTTCTCTTCAGAAGCGCTTAAAGCTTTGATGATTTCTTGGTACTTCTTCCAAGCCATCTCAATTTTTTCGTCACGTTGTTGATCAAAAGCAGTTTTTAGTTCTGTTTCTTTCTTTTTGATCTCGTCGTTCAATTTTTGGAAACCTTCAAGAAGATTTTGAACACCTTTTGAAGCCGTTAAGTCTTGAATCATTTTTTGGAATGTTGGTGTAGCCATAGTGGCCTCCTTCTTTAAAAACAACCTACAGGGCGAACATACACTTCAAAGTGCAGAAATGAAAGCCCCGGTCTGCTATTTAACCGTAAAATTACGAGTTTCTAACCAAACTTCACGTTGTGCAGAAAATTGGCCTGGGAATTTCTCTAAGCCTTTTTCGCGGGTTTTCATTGCGTATTCAGTCATGTAAGTTTTCATGGCCTCTTCGTTTTCAACCTTGTAACTGATCATTACATCTTTGCTGGAAGCTTCCATGCTGCCCCCTTTTCGCAAGCAAAGATCAGCGGTAACGAAGCCCGGTAGAGCTAATACTTCAGGAATGTGTTCGGCTTTTGCCCATTCGACAAACTGCTCATAAACTTCATGACGGACCATAAAACGCACAAGATAAGTAACCAAGGAACACTCCTAAAGCGTGAATTTGAAATCTTTGACTAACATGCCCGGAACCTTTTTGCCACCGAAAGAACGGCTTTCATAAGTTCCAACTTGAGGATCGGTTTCTTGGAAGTCCGTAACCCCTAAAAGATTTTGCCCCAAGCAGTCATACAGGTTTTCGTCAAACCGCAGATCTTTAATGGGACCTACGATTTCGCCTTTTTCGACCCAGAAGCAGGCATATCGAGTCATCCCGGTAATACGAGCATTCAAACGATCTGACCAATTTAAATAGTGCAAATTCGAAAGATAAAGGCCGGTGTCTAGTTGCTTTAAGATCTCGGATTCTTTCAAAGTTCCTGGCAAGACTTCCATCGCGCGGGGACCTTCCCAGCCCTCGGCAGCGTTACCGGTGGTGGTGTATTCTTTGGCTGAACGCGTACTGACTAAGAAGCTTTTAAGTTCGCCCTTAGAAATTAAATCCAAAGTTTCGGGAGCCAACTCGCCCAAGGAGTTAAATCGGTGAGTCAGGCCCAAGCCGTAGTTTTCACGAACTGAAAACAAAGGCGATAAGGTTTTTTCTTTATCCGCGAGTTTGGCAAGACCACAAGCCCCTTGTTTGTAGGCATTATAACTTAAAGCCCCCCAAGCCAGCATCGATGTGAGTTCGGCCACGGCTCCCGGTGCCAGATAGGTGCGATAGGCCCCCGGTTTAAGTTCCACCTTGGGCCGATTCATAAGGGCCAGCTGTCTTTGGGTGTGGGTAAGGTTGGCTGCGAAATCCTTTTGGTTCCACTCTGTCCCCGCGTAAACGGCTTTGACCGCCTTTTCGCCCATGTACAAAGAATAATCCATAAAGAAATTTTCATTGGCAAACCAATGGCTTTGACCCATTGAGTTTTTATTAGCGGAAATCAAAGGACCCGCACAATAAAGACCTGCAAGGTCTGAACCCGCAGCTGGTGTTGTGATGGCTTCAACGACGTTGGCAGGATCTAAAAGTTTCCCTTGGAAGCTGTGATCACTTTGTCCGTTGTTTTGCAAAGGCACTTGAAATGGATCTTCAGGAAGTAAATCACACTCCGTGCGCGCCATTTTCAAAAACTGATCGGCGCGTTTTTTATCGTCTTCGATGTTCCCTGTGATTGAAAAGCTCAGGTTGATAGAACGGCTATTTTTTTGGAGCAATAAAGACAGTCCGCGCTGTTCAACTTGTGTATTCTGACGAACTTTATTGTTGTTAAAGCGAATGAAAGTTGAATCTTCTGCATGCAAATTGATGTTCGCGGCTTCGTTGTTTTGCAATTGATCTAAAATGTGATCGGCAACTTTGTTAAATCCATCTTTGGTTTTTTCGGTGAAGTTCATGCTCATCTCCTAGGCCCCAAACACTTCAATGTTCGCGAAAAGACAATAAGGTGTTGTATGACCCACACGGATCACTTGATTTGGCTCGCCCTTACCGCAGAACGGGGACCCGTAGGTTTCACGGGCTTGGCTGACGGCTTTTAAGCTGTTCCAGAAGGGCACCGTGATGCCGCGATAGTTAGGATTTTTCAAAGTCTTCGTCAATTGACCGTTTTCAATGAGTTTGGCGTACTCGCAACCGAATTGGAATTTATTGCGGTAGTCGTCAATTGACCAAGATTTATTCGCCATCATAAAGACGCCACGCTCAACAGAAGCGATCATGTCCTCGAGGCGAGATGTGCCTGGCTCTAAATTGATATTGGCCATGCGATCAATTGGCGCACGATTCCACGAGGAAGAACGCGTGTTCGCCACTCCCGGAAGTTTTAAGCGGGCTTGAGATTCTAAACCCCCCAGGCCACGTTCTAACTTTCCTTCGCGGATTAAAAATTCTTTGGTCGCTTTGTTGCCAGAATCATCAAACGCGTAAGAGGCCATCGCATCTTGCACCGTCGGATCGAAAGTGACGTTCATAAGTTTTGATCCGTATTGCAAAGTGCCGAAGTCTTGAGGCTTCACGAAACTCCAACCAGCATAGTTGCGCTCATCACCTAAAATGCGATCGTATTCGAGTGGATGACCGATGGACTCATGCACTTGCAAAGTCATTTGGTCCGGCGCCAACAACAAATCCATGGTTTCATTTGGGCAGTTTTCTGAAGTCAAAAGTTCGACGGCTTCTTCAGCCACACGACGGCTGCGCTCTAAAATAGAAACACGATCAAAGATTTCCGCGCCGACTTGGAAACAACGGGCTAAGCCCCCATTTTCGGTGCGAGTTTGAAACTCACTGCCTTCGGCCGCCGTGGCTGAAAAGTCAGTACTGACGATGGAAAAGTTTTGTTCCATTTCAGAACCGGACGAAGAAATAGAATAGAAATGAGTTTCCACGATCATCGCGGTTGCCTGTCGGCTGACAATTTTATCTGAAACCTTCATGGCTTTATTGGCATCAACAAAGATGTCTGAAATCTCTTTTGCTGAAAAACTATCTAAAGGCTTGATAACAGGAGATTTATAGCGACCTTGTGACTGGGGTCTTTGCTCTAGTGTGAAGTTAAACGCTTTTTTGTCCACGGCAGATCTTGCCATCAAAACCGCTCTGTCAGCGGCTTTGCGGATACCGGCGTCAGAAATGTCACTGGTGCCAGCATAGCCGAAATGACCGTTCACCAAAACTTCCACCATGACACCATCATCGTAAGAGATCTGATTTCGGTCCGGTTTTTCATCGCGGTAAGAGCGAAGCGTAGTTTTTTCTGTAACGTGGCGTAGACTGATCCAATCAGCGTGGTTTTTCACGGATTGCAGAGTGCGTTGTAGATCCATCATTCGGAAAACCTCTCTCAAAAAATGAGCAATAGGTGCTTTGTACTGGTGACAAAATAACTTGGCAAGGCCTTTGCTTTAACAGATTTGCAGGGAAAAGTGGGGACGATTTGGCGCCTCTGCTTAGAGCTTCGGCTTGGCCGAAGTAGGACGGGGATTTTATGAGAGTATTTTTAGCAGCTTTAGCCACCATAGCAATTGCACTTTTTACACAATTTAACATCGCCCAAGCGATGACGATGGATGAAACTCCGGCGTGCTTTGTTGCGAGTGAAGGAATTTATCGCGGATCATGGGTGAAGCACCGCATTTATGTGAACGAGGACGTGGTTTTTGGCGCCAATGATCTTGGTTCCATCCTAAATCAGCTAGAAAACTTGCGCGGACAGGGGACTTGCCGCTAAAGTCTGCCTGTTGAACAGAGCAGAATACCTTTCCCATCATTGGACTTCTTATCCCGCCATGCCTTCCGAAGTGAAAGTGGCGGGAAGGATATATAAGATCGAACGCGAAGAAGGTTTAAAACTTCAACTTATTCGCGATGAAAAGATCCACAAAGTTTCGTTTCAAATAGCACCGCCACATTCTGAACATCTGATTGAAGGTGATTTGGTCGCAGTGACTTCAGCTGAAGAAATAGTTTTACTCTCACCGCAATTAACGGCGCTGCCGTTAAGACATTTCGATAAAGTTTTTTTGCAAGAATGGTCAGCTTATTTAAATCAAATTCGCGAGTTCTTTAAAAAGAAAGAATTCGTGGAGGTGAAAACTCCAAGTCTGGTGCGTTGCCCGGGAACTGAGCCGAGCTTAGATGTGTTTACGACTTTGTTAGTTCAAGGTTCAAGACAGGAGCGCCTTTACCTCCCGACCAGTCCGGAACTGCATTTAAAAAAAGCCTTAGCCTTGGGCGGAGAGAAAATTTTTGAACTGGCCCCCTGTTTCCGCAATGGGGAAATCACCCAAAGACATCAGCCCGAGTTTTTAATGTTAGAATGGTATCGCGCTTACGAAGCGTTGCCAGCGATCAAAGATGATGTCGTGGCTCTTATTGGGCATATGGTAAAATTTCTTAATGTTGCAGCACCGGTCTCGGTTCATACTTATAGTGTCGCGGAACTTTTTAAAATATATTGCGATTTTGATTTCACGCCGCAGACTTCGGCCATTGATCTAAAAAATTTGGCGGATCGTTTAGAAGTCGATGTGCAAAGTGCAGAAAGCATTGATGATCTGTTTTTCCTGATCTTTATGGAAAAAATTGAATCACAGTTACCACCGGAAGATTTAGTTTTCGTAGAAAAGTATCCACCTTATCAAGCAGCCTTAGCGCGACTCACTGAAGACGGATGGGGTGATCGGTTTGAAGCTTATTGGAAAGGTTTAGAACTGGCCAATGCCTTTAACGAATTAAACGATCCCTACGTTCAGCGCCACCGAGCTCAAGAAGACCTCAATAAGAAAAAAGAAAGTCATCGCGAGCCGGTGTCTTTAGATGAAGAGTTTTTTCGCTGCCTGGAAGCGGGGATGCCGCCATCAGCGGGGATCGCCTTGGGAGTCGAGCGGCTCTATATGGCTTTAAAAGGCATCTCTGACATCGAGGACTTGCGTCTTTTTCCACAATTAAATTTGCGCTGGTAGTCACATAACTTATAGCGTCACGTGTTTGTGTTGAGACATACTTCGGACCCCGATAGGGTTACGAACATGAAATGTAAGCATCCAACAATCATTCAAGGTGGCATGGGTATCGCGGTTTCTAACTGGAACCTGGCAAAAACCGTTTCCATGACGGGGCAACTGGGCGTGATTTCTGGAACAGCTATCAATTCTGTTTTAGTTCGACGTTTGCAAGACGGAGATCTTGAAGGTCATGTTCGTCGCGCAATGCGTGCATTTCCATCGCAAACTATCGCCAACAGAATCTTAGAGACTTATTTCATCGAAGGCGGCCGCCAAAAAAATCAAACCTATAAAAGATCGCCTTTATATTCTTTAGAGTCGCCGCTGGCGCTACAACAATTAACGGTGGTGGCGTGTTTTGTCGAGGTGTGGTTAGCGAAAGAAGGCCACGACGGTGTTGTCGGTTTAAATCTTTTAGAGAAGGTTCAGCTTCCGAACTTGGCTTGCCTTTATGGTGCGATGCTTGCTGATGTGGATTACGTCATTATGGGGGCGGGTATTCCGCGCGAAATCCCGGGGGCGTTGGATTTATTAAGCGAAAATAAAACGGCCAGTTTGAAAATTTCAGTCGTAGGTGCTTCTGAAGAATCACTGACCTACTTCCACCCGCACCAAGTGATGGAAGAAACAGAGTTAAAACCTTTAAAACGTCCGTTCTTTTTTCCGATTGTCTCTTCAGCCGTACTTGCGGCGAACTTAAAGAAAAAATCCACGGGCCGCGTGGATGGTTTTATCGTCGAAGGCCCTTTGGCGGGCGGGCACAATGCTCCGCCACGGGGGCCGATGAAGCTGACTGATCAGGGCGAGCCGATTTACGGTGAACGAGATGTCGTTTCTTTAGAAGACATGAAGGCGTTAGAACTTCCATTTTGGATGGCGGGATATTATGCAACGCCAGAAAAGATGGCCGAAGTCCAAAGCTTGGGTGCTCACGGCATTCAAGTGGGAACATTGTTTGCGTTTTGTGATGAATCAGGAGTCGCGCTTGAGCATCGTGAACGCGCTATTGCTGATATTTTGAAAAAACAAGCCCCGGACGGAAGTTGGATTTTTACAGATCCACGTTCTTCACCAACAGGTTTTCCGTTTAAAGCGGCAAAATTAGATTGGACCGTTTCCCAAGAAACTCTTTACGCGCAAAGAAAACGTATTTGTGATTTAGGTTATCTTCGTCATGCTTATCAAAAAGAAGATGGCAGCGTGGGGCAGCGTTGTCCGGCAGAACCCGTGAAAGACTATGTTCGTAAAGGCGGCTTAGAAGAAGACACCGTCGGGCGCAAATGTTTATGTAATGCTTTGATGGCCGATATCGGTATGGGACAGATTCAGGCCGGTGGCATTGCAGAACTTCCGCTTTTAACTGCAGGTGATGATTTGAATAACGTGGCTCGCATGCTAAAGCCCGGTAAAAAATCTTACGGCGCCAAAGATGTGATTAACTATCTTCAGTCGCCGTTAGCCGTAACCGTTAAAATTAACGATGATAATAAGTTTCCGTCACGCCCCCACAACGACCGTGGTGAGCAAAACGCTGAAATTTTTTAAGCTTCGAAAATTTCCCGTACTTATAAAAAGGACGGTGAAAGTGGTGCGGGAAGATCATCATGATGACGATCTTCCATAACACAAAAGCCCCCGCGATATGCCAGAATGGAATGTCCAAATACTGAGCGGGCAGCTGCGAAAGATAAATCGGGGACAAGTAATTCCATAAAAAATAAACTGGAAGCGCCCACACAACAGGTCCAATAAGTCTAAATAATCTCATCTGCAAAGTTCCTTATTTGTTTAAACCAAATGCTTTTAAAAAGGCCTCGTTACCGTCGATTTCGATATCTGATAGGTGAACGTTTATAATTTTTAAATCTGACAAAGTGACGTTGCTGATCTTGATATCCGTCAGCGAGCAATCGCTGAACATCACTTTAGTAAGGTGACAGTTATCAAGCTTCATATCGGCAAAGCCTTTCTTTTTTAGAATCCATGTTCCTTCAAAAGAAATGATCACCTCATTAAGTTGCGAATTTATAAATTCGACGTCTTGAAAGCTGGCGCCTTTGATCACGCAGTCCTTAAGGGTTGATGATACAAAGTGCACGTCGTGAAAGGACACACCATGGGTTTCAAGGCCATCGATGGTGGATTGTCCCAAGGCCACATCCTTTAAAGAAGTGCCATGTAAAACCGAATCTTTAAACTGGGACTTTCCTTCAAAGTGAACATCATGAATCACGCAGCCATTGCACTCAAGATTATCTATCGCACTGCCTTCTTTGATAGCCACGTCGCTTAACTTGCATCCGTGAAAGTGCGTTTCAGACAGGGTCGCGTTTCTCATCTGCAAGTCACTGATTGAACTGCCAGCGACGCCGAGGTGAGCGATTTCGCTATTTTCGATATCCAGATCGCTGACCTTGCTGGCATCAATGCGGTTGTTGTTCATTTTAGAATTTTTCAAAGCAACGTCCGAAAAAGACGACACCGTGATCGCATTTTTATTAAATTCAGACTGCGGTCCGCGAGGGGCTTCGAATTTTGACATGGTGATAGAGTTCCCCTCGCCCGTATCTTGGCCGAAGGGACCGCCCATAGCTTCGTGCATTTTTTCGTGGATTTTATCATGAATAAAAGACGCGAAATGAGGAGGACCTCCGCGGAACTCGCGCGGTCCATGAGCCCAAGGACCACGGCGACCACGGCGTTTGAAGCGTTCATCGTGATGGTGATCATGACGTTCATGACGGTCACCGCGACGATCGCGTTCATCCTCCTCATTTTGTGAGTTGGCTTGGGCCGAGCCCTCAGCTTGGGCCTTCTTCATCAACTCCTCGATAAGGGCGGTGGCCTGATCATCGGTGAGTGCGCCAGATTTATTCATTTCTAAAACTTTTTTGATTTGTTCGTTCATCACTTTGAGCCTTTCTTGATCTGTTTCATAGCCTGATCAAAAGTGATCTCGCCTTTTTCAAGACGAGAAAGAACTTCTTCGGTCGCATTTGCCGAAGAAGCGGGTTTAGGTTTTTCTCCCACTTCGCTTTCTAATCCGACGGCGAGCTTATTTTTTAGCTGGGTCAAACGATTGCGGATGGTGGGATAGCTCAGACCCAAAGCGGGTTCCATGTCGCGGACTCTTCCTTCGCACTGAATGAAGATTCGCAAAAAATGTAAGTCTTCCGGTGGCAAGGTCGCGAATTCATTTAACTGAAAAGGGCCTTCCACGCGGATGTTACAGTGACCGCAAGACAAGACTGTTGGGCTCAAAAAGCCATTGCAAGCGGGGCATAGAATGTTTGAATCGATATTGCTCATATTCACATTTATAGCGCTTTTTATTTAAAATATCAATATCGATTTTAATATATTAAAAATTACATAGAAATACTAAGAATTTTAAGGGGTTATGGAAGGCCCCTTGAAAGTCGGCGCGATTCAAGATTTTCGGGTAATTAAAAATAAAAAAGGCTGCTCACGAGCAGCCTTTAGTTTTCTAAGCTTCTATCAAAAGACTTAGTTTTTGCCTTTATTGATGTCTTCTTTAAGTTCTTTTCCTACTTTAAAGAAGGGAAGTTTTTTCTCTTCGACATTGATGATTTCACCCGTGCGAGGATTGCGTCCTTTATAGGCGCCATACTGACGATTGACGAATGAACCAAAGCCACGAATTTCAATGCGGTCGTCACGCATCAAAGCTTCCACCATAGAATCAAAAATGGTGTTCACCACAGTCTCCGCTTTTACGCGAGTGATGCCTGCTTTTTCCGAGATCAAATTTATTAAATCCGCTTTCGTCATGCTGGTTCCTTAAAGTATTGATAACACTCTCGATTATACAGAGCCTGGGGGCTCTGACTATCAAAATCCCTGGTTTTAACTCATTGCTTCTTATACAAACCGGTATTAATCAGGATTTTACGATAAGCATCAAGGGTTGCCTGGACCATTTTGGGCGTATCGAACAGATCAACCACTTTTTGGCGGGCTCTTTCGCCTATTTCGTCCGCCGAAAGAGTGCCGGAAAAAATCTCTACCAGCACATTGGCCATGGAATCTGAATCGGCAGGTCTTAATAAGAACCCATCACGTCCGTCTTCAATGATATTGGCAATCGGGGACACTTCCGAACCCACAACCACCTTTTTTTGCGCCATCGCCTCTAAAGTCGAAGGTTCAAAACCCGTCGTGCGCGAGCCCATGTTTACAAAGACATCACCCAGGATGATATAATCTTCGATTTCCTGAGCCGGAACCGCGCCGGTCATTATCACGCGATTACCTAAGGCGAGGTTTAGAATCTCAAATTCAATATTTTTAAATTTGGGACCATTGCCGACAATCATCAAATAGCTATTAG from Bdellovibrio bacteriovorus encodes:
- a CDS encoding DUF4286 family protein; its protein translation is MVTYLVRFMVRHEVYEQFVEWAKAEHIPEVLALPGFVTADLCLRKGGSMEASSKDVMISYKVENEEAMKTYMTEYAMKTREKGLEKFPGQFSAQREVWLETRNFTVK
- a CDS encoding TldD/PmbA family protein is translated as MNFTEKTKDGFNKVADHILDQLQNNEAANINLHAEDSTFIRFNNNKVRQNTQVEQRGLSLLLQKNSRSINLSFSITGNIEDDKKRADQFLKMARTECDLLPEDPFQVPLQNNGQSDHSFQGKLLDPANVVEAITTPAAGSDLAGLYCAGPLISANKNSMGQSHWFANENFFMDYSLYMGEKAVKAVYAGTEWNQKDFAANLTHTQRQLALMNRPKVELKPGAYRTYLAPGAVAELTSMLAWGALSYNAYKQGACGLAKLADKEKTLSPLFSVRENYGLGLTHRFNSLGELAPETLDLISKGELKSFLVSTRSAKEYTTTGNAAEGWEGPRAMEVLPGTLKESEILKQLDTGLYLSNLHYLNWSDRLNARITGMTRYACFWVEKGEIVGPIKDLRFDENLYDCLGQNLLGVTDFQETDPQVGTYESRSFGGKKVPGMLVKDFKFTL
- a CDS encoding TldD/PmbA family protein, giving the protein MDLQRTLQSVKNHADWISLRHVTEKTTLRSYRDEKPDRNQISYDDGVMVEVLVNGHFGYAGTSDISDAGIRKAADRAVLMARSAVDKKAFNFTLEQRPQSQGRYKSPVIKPLDSFSAKEISDIFVDANKAMKVSDKIVSRQATAMIVETHFYSISSSGSEMEQNFSIVSTDFSATAAEGSEFQTRTENGGLARCFQVGAEIFDRVSILERSRRVAEEAVELLTSENCPNETMDLLLAPDQMTLQVHESIGHPLEYDRILGDERNYAGWSFVKPQDFGTLQYGSKLMNVTFDPTVQDAMASYAFDDSGNKATKEFLIREGKLERGLGGLESQARLKLPGVANTRSSSWNRAPIDRMANINLEPGTSRLEDMIASVERGVFMMANKSWSIDDYRNKFQFGCEYAKLIENGQLTKTLKNPNYRGITVPFWNSLKAVSQARETYGSPFCGKGEPNQVIRVGHTTPYCLFANIEVFGA
- the epmA gene encoding EF-P lysine aminoacylase EpmA; this encodes MNRAEYLSHHWTSYPAMPSEVKVAGRIYKIEREEGLKLQLIRDEKIHKVSFQIAPPHSEHLIEGDLVAVTSAEEIVLLSPQLTALPLRHFDKVFLQEWSAYLNQIREFFKKKEFVEVKTPSLVRCPGTEPSLDVFTTLLVQGSRQERLYLPTSPELHLKKALALGGEKIFELAPCFRNGEITQRHQPEFLMLEWYRAYEALPAIKDDVVALIGHMVKFLNVAAPVSVHTYSVAELFKIYCDFDFTPQTSAIDLKNLADRLEVDVQSAESIDDLFFLIFMEKIESQLPPEDLVFVEKYPPYQAALARLTEDGWGDRFEAYWKGLELANAFNELNDPYVQRHRAQEDLNKKKESHREPVSLDEEFFRCLEAGMPPSAGIALGVERLYMALKGISDIEDLRLFPQLNLRW
- a CDS encoding nitronate monooxygenase, which codes for MKCKHPTIIQGGMGIAVSNWNLAKTVSMTGQLGVISGTAINSVLVRRLQDGDLEGHVRRAMRAFPSQTIANRILETYFIEGGRQKNQTYKRSPLYSLESPLALQQLTVVACFVEVWLAKEGHDGVVGLNLLEKVQLPNLACLYGAMLADVDYVIMGAGIPREIPGALDLLSENKTASLKISVVGASEESLTYFHPHQVMEETELKPLKRPFFFPIVSSAVLAANLKKKSTGRVDGFIVEGPLAGGHNAPPRGPMKLTDQGEPIYGERDVVSLEDMKALELPFWMAGYYATPEKMAEVQSLGAHGIQVGTLFAFCDESGVALEHRERAIADILKKQAPDGSWIFTDPRSSPTGFPFKAAKLDWTVSQETLYAQRKRICDLGYLRHAYQKEDGSVGQRCPAEPVKDYVRKGGLEEDTVGRKCLCNALMADIGMGQIQAGGIAELPLLTAGDDLNNVARMLKPGKKSYGAKDVINYLQSPLAVTVKINDDNKFPSRPHNDRGEQNAEIF
- a CDS encoding pentapeptide repeat-containing protein encodes the protein MNEQIKKVLEMNKSGALTDDQATALIEELMKKAQAEGSAQANSQNEEDERDRRGDRHERHDHHHDERFKRRGRRGPWAHGPREFRGGPPHFASFIHDKIHEKMHEAMGGPFGQDTGEGNSITMSKFEAPRGPQSEFNKNAITVSSFSDVALKNSKMNNNRIDASKVSDLDIENSEIAHLGVAGSSISDLQMRNATLSETHFHGCKLSDVAIKEGSAIDNLECNGCVIHDVHFEGKSQFKDSVLHGTSLKDVALGQSTIDGLETHGVSFHDVHFVSSTLKDCVIKGASFQDVEFINSQLNEVIISFEGTWILKKKGFADMKLDNCHLTKVMFSDCSLTDIKISNVTLSDLKIINVHLSDIEIDGNEAFLKAFGLNK
- a CDS encoding DUF2089 domain-containing protein, translating into MSNIDSNILCPACNGFLSPTVLSCGHCNIRVEGPFQLNEFATLPPEDLHFLRIFIQCEGRVRDMEPALGLSYPTIRNRLTQLKNKLAVGLESEVGEKPKPASSANATEEVLSRLEKGEITFDQAMKQIKKGSK
- a CDS encoding HU family DNA-binding protein, with translation MTKADLINLISEKAGITRVKAETVVNTIFDSMVEALMRDDRIEIRGFGSFVNRQYGAYKGRNPRTGEIINVEEKKLPFFKVGKELKEDINKGKN